ACTTGTTGGTGTATTCACAATGACATATGTGGGCATTATTTGATCCTTTCAAAAATAAGTCGTTGTTTCTTAGTATTGTAAATATGCTTCTGATTGCTGAGGTTTATAGTTGACACTAGTTTGAATTCCATGTCTTACCCATTCTCTTAATTTGTCTATCCTAATGCTGTAATTGTTATTCATATCTTTTTGCACTCTTTATCATCATGATCGGCCTTTGTGTTGGTTTGCATGTCACTTTTGTAGTCTGGACTGATAATTGTACTTGCAAAAAATACTCcgagttattatttattttatgcctAGCTCATGGCATGAATATCTAAGTAGTAGTTGTTAAGATAATTCCTTACCATGCTTACTGTAAACTTCAcacttttttcagtttttattttttggggtGGGGGAAGGGTTTAGAGACACGTGGACACAATTATATTGTGCTTATATTCTAAAATCTTGAACACTGTGTTTGTTTTCCCCATATGTACAGAGGGATTTCTTGGTGTGATGATTCTCTGGCTTTGGTGTATGAATCTTGGTACAAAACTCGGAAAATAAGAACATGGCTAGTTTCTCCTGGATTTGAAGATGTAGCTCCAGACATCCTATTTGATAGATCTTCAGAGGATGTATACTCTGATCCTGGCTCTCCTATGATGCGGAGAACTCAAGCTGGGACATACATCATTGCAAGGATAAAAAGAGCCAACGACGAAGGAAAATACATTATACTGAATGGAATTGGTGCTACACCAGAAGGGAACATTCCATTCCTTGATCTGTTTGATATGTAAGTGTCTTACAGTGCGTATTATGTTTCTTACATGTTCTCATATATGATGGTTTGAACTAAAATGTTGCAGAAATACACGTAAAACAGAACGAATCTGGCAGAGCGATAAAGAAAAGTATTATGAGACAGTTGTTGCTCTAATGTCTGATCAGGAAGAAGGGGATTTGCATTTGGACAAGTTGAAGATACTGACTTCTAAAGAGTCAAAAACTGAAAACACCCAATATTACTTTGTTAGCTGGCCAGATAAAAAAACAGTTCAGGTTACAAATTTCCCTCATCCGTACCCTCAACTTGCATCATTGCAGAAGGAGATGGTCAGGTATCAGAGAAAAGATGGGGTTCAACTTACCGCTACATTATACCTGCCACCAGGTTACAATCCATCAACAGATGGTCCTTTGCCATGCCTGGTTTGGTCTTACCCTGGAGAGTTCAAGAGTAAAGATGCTGCTGGACAAGTTCGTGGTTCTCCAAATGAATTTCCTGGGATAGGTTCCACATCAGCCCTTCTTTGGCTGGCTAGAAGGTATTGGTTGTCTTTACCATCAATGGGTTTCATTTGGGTATTTTTATTTAGCATAATTTTACGTGATTTCTCTGTTCCCAATTCAATATATGTCTTTGTAAATTATAAGATGAACCTCTCTTTGAATACTTTAAATACTGCAGGTTTGCAATTCTATCTGGGCCTACCATTCCTATTATTGGTGAAGGTGATGAAGAGGCAAATGATAGGTAACTTGATAATGATATTGTTAGCTGTGGGATCTTTACCATTTACTTATCACTAATAGTTGTTCAGCCCATGAATTTCAatctcattttctcttcaaattgGACTTTCAAATTTTTGGACCTATGAGACTGTGGCTTCGTTTGTTCTTTTCTTCAGCGTGTTCAAATTTTGCTGTTAAGTACCCCATAACCAGTAAAGCTTTAGAGTTTATCTGATATAAAACGAAATATCTGCATTTCAGGTATGTAGAACAATTGGTTGCAAGCGCCGAGGCTGCTGTGGAAGAAGTTATCAGGCGTGGGGTAAgctttatatttattgtatggAGAATATAAAACTGTTAGTCCATACAAGTACTATGACTGAAGCCATTTTGGGGGGGTTCACTTGTCACATCTAGGTAGCCGATCCAAAGAAAATAGCTGTTGGTGGACATTCCTATGGTGCGTTCATGACTGCTAACCTCCTGGCACATGCACCTCATCTTTTCTGTTGTGGAATTGCACGTTCTGGTGCTTACAACAGAACACTTACTCCTTTTGGTTTTCAGGTATTTCTTGTAATggcttatatttttctttcttgtacaaccataaattgtttttcttttgtcctACAGTTCCCTCTAATCTGCTTTCACACCCTCTTCTTTGAACTGCATGTTACCTTGTGACTTTGAGTGTACTTTAGAATGAAATCTTTTTATGTCTTCGTGCACATCCTTCTGCAGAATGAAGACAGAACTCTTTGGGAAGCTACTAATACTTATGTTGAGATGAGTCCTTTTATGTCggctaataaaataaagaaacccATCTTGCTTATTCACGGGGAAGAGGACAATAATCCAGGAACATTAACCATGCAGGTAAGAGAGGAATTTCTGTCTTGGCTATTCTCATATGCTGTCATCGATTAATTGGTTGTTGCTGTGTTTTTATATCTTGGAGGAAAAACCCTGGGATCTTTCGTTATCCAATTGCATTCTGCTTACCCTTTGTCCTGCTATGCAGTCAGACAGGTTTTTCAACGCACTGAAGGGTCATGGTGCTCTTTGTCGGCTAGTCATTCTTCCTCATGAGAGTCATGGTTACACTGCCAGAGAAAGCATCATGCATGTACTTTGGGAAACAGATAGATGGTTGCATAAACACTGCGTGCCCAACAGTTCTGATGCAGAAGAAGACCATGAAACTGGCACCGTCAAAGAACACGTTAACAAAGTAACCACAAATGCTGAAAGCAAAGTGGTTGCAACCAGCGGAGGTGGCAGCAGAGAAGTGTCTGAGCTTGAGAACGAAGAATTTCATTCTCTGCCAAGGTCTTCCTTGTGGTAACCACATCTTCAGCCTTAAATTTTAGAGTGAAATAAGTTTTTGGTACCTCCAAAATTAGTTCGTATTGAAATtggtattttcaatttttctttagtGTTTCTAATactcaatatttaataaatacgcTATTTTGGTTGTTACTGTAATTTTAGTATTCTTGAGTTGACAATgttgatatttaattatcttaGTAAGATATTTACAATGTTGTCAATcgaaaagtaacaaaaattaaaatattaattacatgtttgatgtacaaacattgaaatttattttggaGGTACTCAAAATAtgttaaacctaaattttaattCCAAAAGACACCTTCAACTGAAAGTTAATTATTTGTTCAGAATGATAAATTTACGAGCCGTAAATCTCTGTATGGCTTGGCCATATTCATGCTACCTTGCGAAGAATAGACGTGAGCATGCGTGCAACGTAATTTTGGCATTTCCCATGTTCATTTTTACCATCTATCTATGCATCATTAACCTTGAgcttttttattgttgtagAGGAATTATCTGAACTCGGAATAGAATCATTCAAATGATGCATGTGGAAGAAAGAGCTGCAAGACGCCCTTCACTGTGAGGACGTTCAAATTGACAGGGATCAGTTACATTACAAGTAGGGGATATCAAAAGCTACTTGACGATTTCATGTAAAGAACCTTTAAAAACTACAGTAGCAATAATAGCATTGCTGGTGCAGTGGTAAGTTGCCAAAATATTTGAATGATTTAGCAGTATGATTCATCATCTGTCGCTCGTGTTTTCACAAGGCTCTCCTTTGCGGCTTACCTAAAAACAAAGCAATCTAACATACTTGAGGTAACCAAACTCACTGCTTATTCTTCCTATGCTGTTTGATATCTTTCTTCATAATCATGGAGTTGTGGTTCTTTTTACTGAATATACAATTGTACTATGATGGCACATGATGAAGCTTGGAATGATGTTTGTTTACCTAAATACCTACATAAATAAggtaatacttatttttttttatatttagaaaatgttGATTTCTCTCTCTCATTTATAACACTGTAATgtgcatttattattttcaaatcaagGGAACAGTTTTTGTGTCAATTATAATGCTGCTTTTGACACGATTATAAACATGAGatatatttaatagttaaatattG
The sequence above is drawn from the Vigna radiata var. radiata cultivar VC1973A chromosome 3, Vradiata_ver6, whole genome shotgun sequence genome and encodes:
- the LOC106757723 gene encoding probable glutamyl endopeptidase, chloroplastic isoform X2, whose amino-acid sequence is MMRLHKLYHRFTLLPFSPLSLPSNPSLLPLAPPLRLTLRLRTAVNFASMASSRLRNLAPLAAAPTEDAAAAFSSSANAATSFDYEDESTIGTKYRVPPPEISKIVDAPPVPALSFSPLRDKIIFLKRRALPPLAEIARPEEKLAGIRIDGKCNTRSRMSFYTGIGIHQILPDGTLGPEIEVHGFPNGAKINFVSWSPDSCHLSFSIRVNEEDSDSSKLTVWIADVKTGKAIQLFKSPNVHLNAVFDNYVWVNNSSLLVCTIPSSRGALPKKPLVPAGPKIQSNEEKNIVQVRTFQDLLKDEYDEDLFDYYATSQLVLASLDGYVKEIGPPAVYTSMDPSPDNKYILISSIHRPYSFIVPCGRFPKKVELWSAEGKLIRELCDLPLAEDIPISFNSVRKGMRSINWRADKPSTLYWVETQDGGDAKVEISPRDIVYTQLAEPIEGEQPTIFHKLDFRYGGISWCDDSLALVYESWYKTRKIRTWLVSPGFEDVAPDILFDRSSEDVYSDPGSPMMRRTQAGTYIIARIKRANDEGKYIILNGIGATPEGNIPFLDLFDINTRKTERIWQSDKEKYYETVVALMSDQEEGDLHLDKLKILTSKESKTENTQYYFVSWPDKKTVQVTNFPHPYPQLASLQKEMVRYQRKDGVQLTATLYLPPGYNPSTDGPLPCLVWSYPGEFKSKDAAGQVRGSPNEFPGIGSTSALLWLARRFAILSGPTIPIIGEGDEEANDRYVEQLVASAEAAVEEVIRRGVADPKKIAVGGHSYGAFMTANLLAHAPHLFCCGIARSGAYNRTLTPFGFQNEDRTLWEATNTYVEMSPFMSANKIKKPILLIHGEEDNNPGTLTMQSDRFFNALKGHGALCRLVILPHESHGYTARESIMHVLWETDRWLHKHCVPNSSDAEEDHETGTVKEHVNKVTTNAESKVVATSGGGSREVSELENEEFHSLPRGII
- the LOC106757723 gene encoding probable glutamyl endopeptidase, chloroplastic isoform X1 — translated: MMRLHKLYHRFTLLPFSPLSLPSNPSLLPLAPPLRLTLRLRTAVNFASMASSRLRNLAPLAAAPTEDAAAAFSSSANAATSFDYEDESTIGTKYRVPPPEISKIVDAPPVPALSFSPLRDKIIFLKRRALPPLAEIARPEEKLAGIRIDGKCNTRSRMSFYTGIGIHQILPDGTLGPEIEVHGFPNGAKINFVSWSPDSCHLSFSIRVNEEDSDSSKLTVWIADVKTGKAIQLFKSPNVHLNAVFDNYVWVNNSSLLVCTIPSSRGALPKKPLVPAGPKIQSNEEKNIVQVRTFQDLLKDEYDEDLFDYYATSQLVLASLDGYVKEIGPPAVYTSMDPSPDNKYILISSIHRPYSFIVPCGRFPKKVELWSAEGKLIRELCDLPLAEDIPISFNSVRKGMRSINWRADKPSTLYWVETQDGGDAKVEISPRDIVYTQLAEPIEGEQPTIFHKLDFRYGGISWCDDSLALVYESWYKTRKIRTWLVSPGFEDVAPDILFDRSSEDVYSDPGSPMMRRTQAGTYIIARIKRANDEGKYIILNGIGATPEGNIPFLDLFDINTRKTERIWQSDKEKYYETVVALMSDQEEGDLHLDKLKILTSKESKTENTQYYFVSWPDKKTVQVTNFPHPYPQLASLQKEMVRYQRKDGVQLTATLYLPPGYNPSTDGPLPCLVWSYPGEFKSKDAAGQVRGSPNEFPGIGSTSALLWLARRFAILSGPTIPIIGEGDEEANDRYVEQLVASAEAAVEEVIRRGVADPKKIAVGGHSYGAFMTANLLAHAPHLFCCGIARSGAYNRTLTPFGFQNEDRTLWEATNTYVEMSPFMSANKIKKPILLIHGEEDNNPGTLTMQSDRFFNALKGHGALCRLVILPHESHGYTARESIMHVLWETDRWLHKHCVPNSSDAEEDHETGTVKEHVNKVTTNAESKVVATSGGGSREVSELENEEFHSLPRSSL